The following are from one region of the Fusarium keratoplasticum isolate Fu6.1 chromosome 4, whole genome shotgun sequence genome:
- a CDS encoding 6-phosphogluconolactonase, with amino-acid sequence MAKTQPNLFAFPSVDILAQALRSYVIQSQAAGIARHGAFKVAVSGGSLPKTLAQALLAPSSGPNDVVDFARWEIFFADERAVPLDHDDSNYALLKKELLDKIPEGQKPTVHTINTEHLNDLQELADEYEQTLVASFASRDSVRLPIFDLLLLGCGPDGHTCSLFPGHPLLRETSAWVAPIDDSPKPPPKRITLTLPVVNHAVRVAFVATGGGKKDIMKQIFDTNGGLPCTLVNESTGERCSWFVDEPAVEGVSFPRRAFL; translated from the coding sequence ATGGCTAAAACACAGCCCAACCTCTTCGCCTTTCCCAGcgtcgacatcctcgccCAGGCTCTTCGCTCATATGTCATCCAGAGCCAGGCCGCTGGCATCGCCCGACACGGCGCCTTCAAGGTTGCCGTTTCTGGCGGTTCCCTCCCAAAGACCCTCGCCCAGGCCCTCCTCGCCCCCTCCTCAGGCCCCAACGACGTCGTCGATTTCGCTCGCTGGGAGATCTTCTTCGCCGACGAGCGCGCTGTTCCCCTCGACCACGACGATTCCAACTATGCtcttctcaagaaggagcttCTGGACAAGATTCCCGAGGGTCAGAAGCCCACTGTCCACACAATCAACACTGAGCACCTGAACGACCTTCAGGAGCTCGCCGACGAGTACGAGCAGACCCTCGTCGCTAGCTTCGCCAGCCGCGACTCGGTTCGCCTGCCCATcttcgacctcctcctcctcggctgcGGCCCCGATGGCCACACCTGCTCTCTCTTCCCCGGCCACCCTCTGCTTCGCGAGACCAGCGCCTGGGTTGCTCCCATCGACGACTCTCCCAAGCCTCCCCCGAAGCGCATTACTCTCACCCTCCCCGTCGTCAACCACGCTGTTCGCGTCGCCTTTGTTGCCACGGGCGGCGGCAAGAAGGATATCATGAAGCAGATCTTTGATACCAACGGTGGCCTGCCCTGCACCCTTGTCAACGAGTCCACCGGCGAGCGCTGCAGCTGGTTCGTCGACGAGCCTGCCGTCGAGGGCGTCAGCTTCCCTCGGAGGGCCTTCCTATGA
- a CDS encoding MYND-type zinc finger protein samB: MDTAARNEQLLDRRSRLTEGLVSLPYDLILYLERAVVHSDLGYPDLAAGDAYRALLLADEVLNEGFEYHDQALESLQMHTAVPLPDVLVHGNLPEDELHDSQGDSEGDDVVRRLATLASVRAYQILSLGLLLCGSLKSAASFCQRGLKLCPSNRELLDTKNNINMVARRRLRRDDVDIDYPNLPDGGLVRREVYPWNDHEPDRFSAESLTDLNEHLSQMAPKCAVEVATLPILLEGASSTDDYEIIPTCKQLGVFAKEDIAPGEVVLREYSLLTANNRLKDSICDACSSDLPPLGSENEPVSCDECYDTVFCTQYCHDQAMERYHPAVCEKDVDAIAKDPDAFEADETLYLLLLSRVLAIAAHEEVHPLDVREVKYIWGDFVPTRTNDINVSPNAGPPPEWTLPFSFKYSIETPLHVLEKMDIDIYASLAEYDLWVLNTLYAKFRGTASARKNPRDGRPDVAAVHPYWCLANHDCDPNVTWEWGGRMVLEARRERVLDGRPGGIKRGEEILNHYCDVNLPVQQRREWARGSLGGWCMCKRCRDEAAASDSKHEA; the protein is encoded by the coding sequence ATGGACACGGCGGCTCGGAACGAGCAGCTGTTGGACCGTCGGTCACGGCTAACCGAGGGGCTCGTCAGCTTGCCCTATGACCTGATCTTGTACCTGGAGCGGGCGGTTGTCCACTCGGATCTAGGATATCCGGACCTGGCTGCCGGCGATGCATATCGCGCCTTGCTTCTTGCCGACGAGGTTCTCAACGAAGGGTTCGAATACCATGACCAGGCTCTAGAGTCTCTGCAGATGCACACTGCGGTCCCCCTCCCTGATGTGCTGGTCCACGGTAACCTCCCAGAGGACGAGCTGCATGACTCCCAGGGAGATTCAGAGGGAGACGACGTGGTTAGGCGCCTGgccaccttggcctcggtccGTGCCTATCAGATCCTGTCTCtcggtcttcttctttgcgGATCTCTCAAAAGTGCCGCCAGCTTCTGCCAGCGTGGCCTCAAGCTCTGTCCCTCGAACCGAGAGCTGCTCGATACCAagaacaacatcaacatggTAGCTCGCCGGAGACTCCGCCGCGACGATGTCGACATCGACTACCCCAACCTCCCCGACGGCGGCCTCGTTCGCCGTGAGGTGTATCCCTGGAACGACCATGAGCCTGATCGATTCTCAGCCGAGTCGCTTACGGACCTGAATGAGCACTTGAGCCAAATGGCCCCCAAGTGTGCAGTCGAAGTTGCTACCCTGCCCATCTTACTCGAGGGAGCCAGCAGTACCGACGACTACGAGATCATTCCGACCTGCAAGCAGCTCGGGgtctttgccaaggaggatATTGCCCCTGGCGAGGTGGTTCTTAGGGAATATTCCCTTCTAACTGCCAATAACCGCTTGAAAGACTCCATCTGCGACGCCTGCAGCTCCGATTTGCCGCCACTCGGCAGTGAGAATGAACCTGTCAGCTGCGACGAATGTTACGATACTGTCTTTTGCACACAGTATTGCCACGATCAAGCCATGGAGCGGTATCACCCTGCCGTCTGCGAAAAGGACGTTGATGCAATCGCCAAGGACCCTGACGCTTTCGAGGCTGACGAGACCCTGtacctgctgctgctgtcccGTGTGCTGGCGATTGCAGCCCACGAGGAGGTTCACCCCCTGGACGTCCGCGAGGTCAAATACATCTGGGGTGACTTTGTGCCAACCAGAACCAACGACATCAACGTCTCGCCAAACGCCGGCCCTCCGCCTGAATGGACCCTCCCGTTCTCGTTCAAGTATAGCATCGAGACACCGCTCCACGtgctcgagaagatggacatTGATATCTACGCCTCCCTCGCCGAGTATGATCTCTGGGTGCTCAACACCCTGTATGCCAAGTTCCGCGGCACTGCTTCAGCCCGCAAGAACCCCCGGGACGGCCGCCCAGATGTGGCCGCCGTCCACCCTTATTGGTGCCTTGCGAATCACGACTGCGACCCCAACGTCACCTGGGAATGGGGCGGCCGCATGGTGCTCGAGGCCAGGCGAGAACGTGTGCTGGATGGCCGACCGGGGGGCATCAAGCGTGGAGAAGAGATCTTGAACCACTACTGTGACGTAAACTTGCCCGTGCAGCAGCGTCGAGAATGGGCGCGAGGCAGCCTGGGCGGCTGGTGCATGTGTAAGCGGTGTCGGGATGAGGCTGCTGCAAGCGATTCGAAGCACGAGGCTTGA